One segment of Rosa chinensis cultivar Old Blush chromosome 6, RchiOBHm-V2, whole genome shotgun sequence DNA contains the following:
- the LOC112173967 gene encoding uncharacterized protein LOC112173967 isoform X3 yields MGPSFALSILSDLVDRLLCSGLSDVNQFSDPDWFSMEIHHGGRFYRLGSGSRQYKGGEVVYVDRLDPDKISWPDLNIYAEDLGYREPPIMYWFLLPGSIQGEGWLPICEDKYVLDMLKFMPSNRILQIYIVGGGVRKKKEAELEDEGGGSPKEVDHQKYIGNGVENLEEVIDGDLAVTTLHGAKVSSKASGKRNKGGRPKNKKDVVTHLTNQFINVKASETIAGDNLVAENRKRPRMKQKACKMKKKSRPYETKFMGEKSFAEAEGIQEEPETSDSHVPAGGGNLMDFHVHMQSLQYSPRVID; encoded by the exons ATGGGTCCTTCCTTTGCACTTTCGATTTTGTCGGATTTGGTTGATCGGCTACTTTGCAGTG GTTTGAGTGATGTCAATCAATTTTCAG ATCCAGATTGGTTCTCAATGGAGATTCATCATGGAGGCAGGTTCTATAGGTTGGGTAGTGGTAGTAGGCAGTACAAGGGAGGTGAGGTAGTGTATGTTGATAGATTAGATCCTGATAAGATTTCCTGGCCAGATTTGAATATCTATGCTGAAGACTTGGGTTATAGAGAACCCCCAATTATGtattggtttttgttacctggaagTATTCAGGGAGAAGGTTGGTTACCAATATGTGAAGACAAATATGTGTTAGATATGTTGAAGTTTATGCCAAGTAATCGGATATTGCAGATTTACATTGTTGGGGGAGgtgtaagaaaaaaaaaggaagctgAGTTAGAGGATGAGGGTGGGGGTTCTCCTAAAGAAGTTGATCACCAAAAGTATATTGGCAATGGGGTAGAAAACCTAGAAGAAGTGATTGATGGTGATCTTGCTGTGACAACTTTACATGGGGCAAAGGTTTCAAGTAAGGCAAGTGGAAAGAGAAACAAGGGAGGTAGGCCAAAGAATAAGAAGGATGTGGTTACTCACTTGACAAACCAGTTTATAAATGTCAAGGCTAGTGAGACAATTGCAGGTGATAATCTAGTGGCTGAAAATAGAAAGAGACCTAGAATGAAGCAAAAAGCAtgcaagatgaagaagaaatccaGACCATATGAAACCAAATTTATGGGGGAAAAAAGTTTTGCTGAAGCAGAAGGCATTCAAGAAGAACCTGAAACATCTGATAGTCATGTACCTGCAGGAGGTGGGAACTTAATGGACTTCCATGTCCACATGCAATCGCTGCAATATTCTCCAAGGGTTATAGACTAG
- the LOC112173967 gene encoding uncharacterized protein LOC112173967 isoform X2, with translation MGPSFALSILSDLVDRLLCSGAEVSSFLSAVADHPDWFSMEIHHGGRFYRLGSGSRQYKGGEVVYVDRLDPDKISWPDLNIYAEDLGYREPPIMYWFLLPGSIQGEGWLPICEDKYVLDMLKFMPSNRILQIYIVGGGVRKKKEAELEDEGGGSPKEVDHQKYIGNGVENLEEVIDGDLAVTTLHGAKVSSKASGKRNKGGRPKNKKDVVTHLTNQFINVKASETIAGDNLVAENRKRPRMKQKACKMKKKSRPYETKFMGEKSFAEAEGIQEEPETSDSHVPAGGGNLMDFHVHMQSLQYSPRVID, from the exons ATGGGTCCTTCCTTTGCACTTTCGATTTTGTCGGATTTGGTTGATCGGCTACTTTGCAGTGGTGCGGAGGTCTCATCCTTCTTGTCGGCTGTTGCAGATC ATCCAGATTGGTTCTCAATGGAGATTCATCATGGAGGCAGGTTCTATAGGTTGGGTAGTGGTAGTAGGCAGTACAAGGGAGGTGAGGTAGTGTATGTTGATAGATTAGATCCTGATAAGATTTCCTGGCCAGATTTGAATATCTATGCTGAAGACTTGGGTTATAGAGAACCCCCAATTATGtattggtttttgttacctggaagTATTCAGGGAGAAGGTTGGTTACCAATATGTGAAGACAAATATGTGTTAGATATGTTGAAGTTTATGCCAAGTAATCGGATATTGCAGATTTACATTGTTGGGGGAGgtgtaagaaaaaaaaaggaagctgAGTTAGAGGATGAGGGTGGGGGTTCTCCTAAAGAAGTTGATCACCAAAAGTATATTGGCAATGGGGTAGAAAACCTAGAAGAAGTGATTGATGGTGATCTTGCTGTGACAACTTTACATGGGGCAAAGGTTTCAAGTAAGGCAAGTGGAAAGAGAAACAAGGGAGGTAGGCCAAAGAATAAGAAGGATGTGGTTACTCACTTGACAAACCAGTTTATAAATGTCAAGGCTAGTGAGACAATTGCAGGTGATAATCTAGTGGCTGAAAATAGAAAGAGACCTAGAATGAAGCAAAAAGCAtgcaagatgaagaagaaatccaGACCATATGAAACCAAATTTATGGGGGAAAAAAGTTTTGCTGAAGCAGAAGGCATTCAAGAAGAACCTGAAACATCTGATAGTCATGTACCTGCAGGAGGTGGGAACTTAATGGACTTCCATGTCCACATGCAATCGCTGCAATATTCTCCAAGGGTTATAGACTAG
- the LOC112169451 gene encoding putative F-box protein PP2-B8 isoform X1 gives MDLQQLPVDCIANIISLTSPSPEEACRLSLLCRSFKLAVESDAVWDKILPPETQKILSEFVESGLLAAGSKKELYFALCNKPLLIDDSRKSVSLDKWSGKKCYMISARELGIVWGETPQYWTWTPHPESRFPEVAELLYVYLLEIHGKLETHLLSPSTLYKAYLVFKFTRGASGFERLPAKVTIGLEGGEHSDRTVFLDFLHKEGERPGWLEIELGEFFCEEGEYGLLKMHCWAPGAGHRKSGLIVQGIEVRPKRTGIYSEFFDLLSFKSAAESDAVWDKFLLPEIHMMLSQSRESGLLGARSKKELCLALCNKPLLIDDGKLSFSLDKRSGKKCYMISARELSIVWGGSPKYWTWTSHPESRFPEVAELLEVSWLEIDGKLETCLLSPSTLYKAYLVFKFTQKAYGFKHLPAKVTIGLEGGEHSTQRLLLHNEGERPGWLEIELGEFFCERGEYGLLKMNCSACESSHWKSGLIVQGIEVRPKGKY, from the exons ATGGATCTGCAGCAGTTACCGGTGGATTGCATAGCTAACATCATATCGCTGACGAGTCCGAGTCCTGAAGAAGCGTGCCGACTGTCGCTGCTTTGTAGGAGTTTCAAGTTAGCGGTGGAATCCGACGCCGTTTGGGACAAGATCCTTCCGCCTGAGACACAGAAGATCCTGTCTGAGTTCGTCGAATCTGGATTATTGGCCGCTGGATCCAAGAAGGAGCTTTACTTCGCTCTCTGCAACAAGCCTCTCCTCATCGACGACAGTAGAAAG AGCGTTTCACTGGACAAATGGAGTGGGAAAAAATGTTACATGATATCTGCAAGAGAGCTTGGTATTGTCTGGGGCGAAACTCCCCAGTATTGGACATGGACGCCTCATCCTGAATCCAG GTTTCCGGAGGTGGCTGAGCTTCTTTATGTTTACCTCCTTGAAATCCATGGGAAACTTGAAACACACTTGCTGTCCCCATCGACTCTGTACAAAGCTTACCTTGTGTTCAAGTTTACTCGAGGGGCTTCTGGATTTGAACGCCTACCTGCGAAGGTCACTATAGGTCTGGAGGGAGGAGAACATAGTGACAGGACTGTGTTTCTTGACTTTCTTCACAAAGAAGGGGAGAGACCCGGGTGGTTGGAGATTGAGCTGGGTGAGTTTTTCTGTGAAGAGGGAGAATATGGGCTGTTGAAAATGCATTGTTGGGCGCCTGGGGCTGGTCATCGGAAGAGTGGTCTTATTGTTCAAGGCATTGAGGTCAGGCCTAAGAGGACTGGGATTTACTCAGAGTTCTTCGATTTACT GAGTTTCAAGTCAGCGGCAGAATCCGACGCCGTTTGGGACAAGTTCCTTCTGCCTGAGATACACATGATGCTGTCCCAGTCCCGCGAATCTGGATTATTGGGCGCTAGATCCAAGAAGGAGCTTTGCCTCGCTCTCTGCAACAAACCTCTCCTCATCGACGACGGTAAATTG AGCTTTTCACTGGACAAACGGAGTGGGAAAAAATGTTACATGATATCTGCAAGAGAGCTTAGTATTGTTTGGGGCGGTAGTCCCAAGTATTGGACGTGGACTTCTCATCCTGAATCCAG GTTTCCGGAGGTGGCTGAGCTTCTTGAGGTTAGCTGGCTTGAAATCGATGGGAAACTTGAAACATGCTTGCTGTCCCCATCGACTCTGTACAAAGCTTACCTCGTGTTCAAGTTTACTCAAAAGGCTTATGGATTTAAACACCTACCTGCGAAGGTCACTATAGGTCTGGAGGGAGGAGAACATAGTACGCAGAGACTGTTACTTCACAACGAAGGGGAGAGACCCGGGTGGTTGGAGATTGAGCTGGGTGAGTTTTTCTGTGAAAGAGGAGAATATGGGCTATTGAAAATGAATTGTTCGGCGTGTGAGTCTAGTCATTGGAAGAGTGGTCTTATTGTTCAAGGCATTGAAGTCAGGCCTAAGGGGAAGTACTAG
- the LOC112173967 gene encoding uncharacterized protein LOC112173967 isoform X4, translating to MGPSFALSILSDLVDRLLCSDPDWFSMEIHHGGRFYRLGSGSRQYKGGEVVYVDRLDPDKISWPDLNIYAEDLGYREPPIMYWFLLPGSIQGEGWLPICEDKYVLDMLKFMPSNRILQIYIVGGGVRKKKEAELEDEGGGSPKEVDHQKYIGNGVENLEEVIDGDLAVTTLHGAKVSSKASGKRNKGGRPKNKKDVVTHLTNQFINVKASETIAGDNLVAENRKRPRMKQKACKMKKKSRPYETKFMGEKSFAEAEGIQEEPETSDSHVPAGGGNLMDFHVHMQSLQYSPRVID from the exons ATGGGTCCTTCCTTTGCACTTTCGATTTTGTCGGATTTGGTTGATCGGCTACTTTGCAGTG ATCCAGATTGGTTCTCAATGGAGATTCATCATGGAGGCAGGTTCTATAGGTTGGGTAGTGGTAGTAGGCAGTACAAGGGAGGTGAGGTAGTGTATGTTGATAGATTAGATCCTGATAAGATTTCCTGGCCAGATTTGAATATCTATGCTGAAGACTTGGGTTATAGAGAACCCCCAATTATGtattggtttttgttacctggaagTATTCAGGGAGAAGGTTGGTTACCAATATGTGAAGACAAATATGTGTTAGATATGTTGAAGTTTATGCCAAGTAATCGGATATTGCAGATTTACATTGTTGGGGGAGgtgtaagaaaaaaaaaggaagctgAGTTAGAGGATGAGGGTGGGGGTTCTCCTAAAGAAGTTGATCACCAAAAGTATATTGGCAATGGGGTAGAAAACCTAGAAGAAGTGATTGATGGTGATCTTGCTGTGACAACTTTACATGGGGCAAAGGTTTCAAGTAAGGCAAGTGGAAAGAGAAACAAGGGAGGTAGGCCAAAGAATAAGAAGGATGTGGTTACTCACTTGACAAACCAGTTTATAAATGTCAAGGCTAGTGAGACAATTGCAGGTGATAATCTAGTGGCTGAAAATAGAAAGAGACCTAGAATGAAGCAAAAAGCAtgcaagatgaagaagaaatccaGACCATATGAAACCAAATTTATGGGGGAAAAAAGTTTTGCTGAAGCAGAAGGCATTCAAGAAGAACCTGAAACATCTGATAGTCATGTACCTGCAGGAGGTGGGAACTTAATGGACTTCCATGTCCACATGCAATCGCTGCAATATTCTCCAAGGGTTATAGACTAG
- the LOC112170795 gene encoding protein WUSCHEL gives MEPQTQQPTKDGGSNKAAGSSANMLCRWSSTRWTPTTDQIRILNELFYNKVVRSLTAKQIQRICLQLKWYGNIKSRNVYYWFGNHRAQEKQKKKITSDVHVPMQRSWLVGNGNGTNWKPEDQYINFGSSASASASSACVMIAFNRKMGNYGGYGSMNTEIETLPLFPIHETVYDSSE, from the exons atggaaccacaaacccAACAACCAACCAAGgatggaggaagcaacaaagcagccgggagtagtgctAACATGCTTTGCAGGTGGAGCAGTACCAGGTGGACTCCCACTACagatcagataagaatcctCAATGAGCTTTTCTACAACAAGGTAGTTAGGTCCCTAACAGCAAAGCAGATTCAGAGGATCTGTCTCCAACTGAAATGGTACGGAAATATCAAGAGCAGGAACGTCTATTATTGGTTCGGGAACCACAGAGCTCAggagaaacagaagaagaagatcactTCGGATGTTCATGTGCCCATGCAAAGATCATGGCTTGTTGGTAATGGTAATGGTACTAATTGGAAACCTGAGGATCAGTATATTAACTTCGGATCTTCTGcatctgcttctgcttcttcagcttgtgtgatgattgctttTAACAGGAAGATGGGAAACTATGGTGGTTATGGATCTATGAACACGGAGATTGAAACACTTCCTCTGTTCCCCATTCATG AAACTGTCTACGACTCCTCCGAgtaa
- the LOC112173967 gene encoding uncharacterized protein LOC112173967 isoform X1 — translation MQINQLAFNYICSFFLVFYCLISLLLGFHLGLSDVNQFSDPDWFSMEIHHGGRFYRLGSGSRQYKGGEVVYVDRLDPDKISWPDLNIYAEDLGYREPPIMYWFLLPGSIQGEGWLPICEDKYVLDMLKFMPSNRILQIYIVGGGVRKKKEAELEDEGGGSPKEVDHQKYIGNGVENLEEVIDGDLAVTTLHGAKVSSKASGKRNKGGRPKNKKDVVTHLTNQFINVKASETIAGDNLVAENRKRPRMKQKACKMKKKSRPYETKFMGEKSFAEAEGIQEEPETSDSHVPAGGGNLMDFHVHMQSLQYSPRVID, via the exons ATGCAAATCAACCAACTGGCTTTTAATTATATCTGTAGTTTCTTTTTGGTATTTTATTGCCTGATTAGTTTATTGCTGGGATTTCATTTAGGTTTGAGTGATGTCAATCAATTTTCAG ATCCAGATTGGTTCTCAATGGAGATTCATCATGGAGGCAGGTTCTATAGGTTGGGTAGTGGTAGTAGGCAGTACAAGGGAGGTGAGGTAGTGTATGTTGATAGATTAGATCCTGATAAGATTTCCTGGCCAGATTTGAATATCTATGCTGAAGACTTGGGTTATAGAGAACCCCCAATTATGtattggtttttgttacctggaagTATTCAGGGAGAAGGTTGGTTACCAATATGTGAAGACAAATATGTGTTAGATATGTTGAAGTTTATGCCAAGTAATCGGATATTGCAGATTTACATTGTTGGGGGAGgtgtaagaaaaaaaaaggaagctgAGTTAGAGGATGAGGGTGGGGGTTCTCCTAAAGAAGTTGATCACCAAAAGTATATTGGCAATGGGGTAGAAAACCTAGAAGAAGTGATTGATGGTGATCTTGCTGTGACAACTTTACATGGGGCAAAGGTTTCAAGTAAGGCAAGTGGAAAGAGAAACAAGGGAGGTAGGCCAAAGAATAAGAAGGATGTGGTTACTCACTTGACAAACCAGTTTATAAATGTCAAGGCTAGTGAGACAATTGCAGGTGATAATCTAGTGGCTGAAAATAGAAAGAGACCTAGAATGAAGCAAAAAGCAtgcaagatgaagaagaaatccaGACCATATGAAACCAAATTTATGGGGGAAAAAAGTTTTGCTGAAGCAGAAGGCATTCAAGAAGAACCTGAAACATCTGATAGTCATGTACCTGCAGGAGGTGGGAACTTAATGGACTTCCATGTCCACATGCAATCGCTGCAATATTCTCCAAGGGTTATAGACTAG
- the LOC112173967 gene encoding uncharacterized protein LOC112173967 isoform X5: protein MNIDFQSHSLSDVNQFSDPDWFSMEIHHGGRFYRLGSGSRQYKGGEVVYVDRLDPDKISWPDLNIYAEDLGYREPPIMYWFLLPGSIQGEGWLPICEDKYVLDMLKFMPSNRILQIYIVGGGVRKKKEAELEDEGGGSPKEVDHQKYIGNGVENLEEVIDGDLAVTTLHGAKVSSKASGKRNKGGRPKNKKDVVTHLTNQFINVKASETIAGDNLVAENRKRPRMKQKACKMKKKSRPYETKFMGEKSFAEAEGIQEEPETSDSHVPAGGGNLMDFHVHMQSLQYSPRVID, encoded by the exons atgAACATCGATTTTCAAAGTCACA GTTTGAGTGATGTCAATCAATTTTCAG ATCCAGATTGGTTCTCAATGGAGATTCATCATGGAGGCAGGTTCTATAGGTTGGGTAGTGGTAGTAGGCAGTACAAGGGAGGTGAGGTAGTGTATGTTGATAGATTAGATCCTGATAAGATTTCCTGGCCAGATTTGAATATCTATGCTGAAGACTTGGGTTATAGAGAACCCCCAATTATGtattggtttttgttacctggaagTATTCAGGGAGAAGGTTGGTTACCAATATGTGAAGACAAATATGTGTTAGATATGTTGAAGTTTATGCCAAGTAATCGGATATTGCAGATTTACATTGTTGGGGGAGgtgtaagaaaaaaaaaggaagctgAGTTAGAGGATGAGGGTGGGGGTTCTCCTAAAGAAGTTGATCACCAAAAGTATATTGGCAATGGGGTAGAAAACCTAGAAGAAGTGATTGATGGTGATCTTGCTGTGACAACTTTACATGGGGCAAAGGTTTCAAGTAAGGCAAGTGGAAAGAGAAACAAGGGAGGTAGGCCAAAGAATAAGAAGGATGTGGTTACTCACTTGACAAACCAGTTTATAAATGTCAAGGCTAGTGAGACAATTGCAGGTGATAATCTAGTGGCTGAAAATAGAAAGAGACCTAGAATGAAGCAAAAAGCAtgcaagatgaagaagaaatccaGACCATATGAAACCAAATTTATGGGGGAAAAAAGTTTTGCTGAAGCAGAAGGCATTCAAGAAGAACCTGAAACATCTGATAGTCATGTACCTGCAGGAGGTGGGAACTTAATGGACTTCCATGTCCACATGCAATCGCTGCAATATTCTCCAAGGGTTATAGACTAG
- the LOC112173967 gene encoding uncharacterized protein LOC112173967 isoform X6 → MLAYEPAINPILGVDEWEVVERPILPPRYTRGPGRPKLSRNKEPSEQAPPPETTKLSRSYHQSITCSVCKKDGHNKRTCSRRQQQGNDSQAGVQPSETDDQSVHVEQAENVQSDVQVESDMHYGSVPQTANVPTPSIVASASSQPMISSPPLPQYSLQPTVIGSTHTSKTFVCPKTGMPFKTKSIAHKPKPKLVIGTSTKARAQQGPNEGSNKKIWKP, encoded by the exons ATGCTTGCATATGAACCTGCAATAAACCCAATCCTTGGTGTTGATGAATGGGAGGTTGTTGAGAGGCCCATTTTACCTCCAAGGTACACTAGAGGACCTGGAAGGCCTAAGCTATCAAGAAACAAGGAACCAA GTGAGCAAGCACCACCTCCTGAAACAACAAAGTTGTCAAGAAGTTACCATCAGTCCATTACTTGTTCAGTTTGTAAAAAAGATGGCCATAATAAGAGGACTTGTTCAAGAAGACAGCAACAAGGCAATGATTCCCAAGCTGGG GTTCAACCATCAGAAACTGATGATCAGAGTGTCCACGTGGAGCAAGCTGAAAATGTTCAAAGTGATGTGCAAGTTGAAAGTGATATGCATTATGGATCAGTGCCGCAAACTGCAAAT GTACCAACACCCTCAATTGTTGCAAGTGCTTCATCTCAACCGATGATCTCATCACCACCTCTACCTCAGTATTCTTTGCAGCCCACTGTTATCGGATCAACTCATACGTCCAAGACATTTGTATGTCCTAAGACAGGGATGCCATTCAAGACCAAGTCAATAGCACATAAGCCTAAGCCTAAACTTGTGATAGGAACAAGCACTAAAGCAAGAGCCCAACAAGGACCAAATGAGGGTTCCAACAAGAAAATTTGGAAGCCGTGA
- the LOC112169451 gene encoding putative F-box protein PP2-B8 isoform X2 encodes MDLQQLPVDCIANIISLTSPSPEEACRLSLLCRSFKLAVESDAVWDKILPPETQKILSEFVESGLLAAGSKKELYFALCNKPLLIDDSRKSVSLDKWSGKKCYMISARELGIVWGETPQYWTWTPHPESRFPEVAELLYVYLLEIHGKLETHLLSPSTLYKAYLVFKFTRGASGFERLPAKVTIGLEGGEHSDRTVFLDFLHKEGERPGWLEIELGEFFCEEGEYGLLKMHCWAPGAGHRKSGLIVQGIEVRPKRTGIYSEFFDLLFKSAAESDAVWDKFLLPEIHMMLSQSRESGLLGARSKKELCLALCNKPLLIDDGKLSFSLDKRSGKKCYMISARELSIVWGGSPKYWTWTSHPESRFPEVAELLEVSWLEIDGKLETCLLSPSTLYKAYLVFKFTQKAYGFKHLPAKVTIGLEGGEHSTQRLLLHNEGERPGWLEIELGEFFCERGEYGLLKMNCSACESSHWKSGLIVQGIEVRPKGKY; translated from the exons ATGGATCTGCAGCAGTTACCGGTGGATTGCATAGCTAACATCATATCGCTGACGAGTCCGAGTCCTGAAGAAGCGTGCCGACTGTCGCTGCTTTGTAGGAGTTTCAAGTTAGCGGTGGAATCCGACGCCGTTTGGGACAAGATCCTTCCGCCTGAGACACAGAAGATCCTGTCTGAGTTCGTCGAATCTGGATTATTGGCCGCTGGATCCAAGAAGGAGCTTTACTTCGCTCTCTGCAACAAGCCTCTCCTCATCGACGACAGTAGAAAG AGCGTTTCACTGGACAAATGGAGTGGGAAAAAATGTTACATGATATCTGCAAGAGAGCTTGGTATTGTCTGGGGCGAAACTCCCCAGTATTGGACATGGACGCCTCATCCTGAATCCAG GTTTCCGGAGGTGGCTGAGCTTCTTTATGTTTACCTCCTTGAAATCCATGGGAAACTTGAAACACACTTGCTGTCCCCATCGACTCTGTACAAAGCTTACCTTGTGTTCAAGTTTACTCGAGGGGCTTCTGGATTTGAACGCCTACCTGCGAAGGTCACTATAGGTCTGGAGGGAGGAGAACATAGTGACAGGACTGTGTTTCTTGACTTTCTTCACAAAGAAGGGGAGAGACCCGGGTGGTTGGAGATTGAGCTGGGTGAGTTTTTCTGTGAAGAGGGAGAATATGGGCTGTTGAAAATGCATTGTTGGGCGCCTGGGGCTGGTCATCGGAAGAGTGGTCTTATTGTTCAAGGCATTGAGGTCAGGCCTAAGAGGACTGGGATTTACTCAGAGTTCTTCGATTTACT TTTCAAGTCAGCGGCAGAATCCGACGCCGTTTGGGACAAGTTCCTTCTGCCTGAGATACACATGATGCTGTCCCAGTCCCGCGAATCTGGATTATTGGGCGCTAGATCCAAGAAGGAGCTTTGCCTCGCTCTCTGCAACAAACCTCTCCTCATCGACGACGGTAAATTG AGCTTTTCACTGGACAAACGGAGTGGGAAAAAATGTTACATGATATCTGCAAGAGAGCTTAGTATTGTTTGGGGCGGTAGTCCCAAGTATTGGACGTGGACTTCTCATCCTGAATCCAG GTTTCCGGAGGTGGCTGAGCTTCTTGAGGTTAGCTGGCTTGAAATCGATGGGAAACTTGAAACATGCTTGCTGTCCCCATCGACTCTGTACAAAGCTTACCTCGTGTTCAAGTTTACTCAAAAGGCTTATGGATTTAAACACCTACCTGCGAAGGTCACTATAGGTCTGGAGGGAGGAGAACATAGTACGCAGAGACTGTTACTTCACAACGAAGGGGAGAGACCCGGGTGGTTGGAGATTGAGCTGGGTGAGTTTTTCTGTGAAAGAGGAGAATATGGGCTATTGAAAATGAATTGTTCGGCGTGTGAGTCTAGTCATTGGAAGAGTGGTCTTATTGTTCAAGGCATTGAAGTCAGGCCTAAGGGGAAGTACTAG